The Magnolia sinica isolate HGM2019 chromosome 10, MsV1, whole genome shotgun sequence genome includes a window with the following:
- the LOC131257798 gene encoding putative disease resistance protein At1g50180: MLAEPVVSFLVERFGNHLIQEAISLIGLHDQVQWIEGELQWMQSFLKDADAEKQGNERVKNWVQDVRSIAYDMEDVIDAFLLNVQPLRPRGFLSSLNSSCFIPSKLIARHKIASNIKHIKLKIDDISKRRTTYGIESIGGGEDRSFAGESLEEWRLTSPNVQEPDFVGFEKELEALVMRLIGGEPRRCVVSVVGMGGLGKTTLTKKLYNTDNVKKHFHLHAWISISQEYGMRDLLQAVAKRCTELSEDELEGIEKMNVVELREKISEYLNNKRYLVVLDDVWKSEAWDAMKDAFPDVSNGSRVVLTTRNKDVALYADARSQPHELPFLNSEDSWKLFGKKTFAGQDGGCAQDLEELGREIVGKCHGLPLAIVVIGGLLSRKEPREWENVCKSISWQFAEGQPQISRILSLSYQDLPYYLKPCFLYLGIFPEDYALPAKKLIQLWAAEGFLKPRGGEMLEEVGEDYLKELIQRSMIQIAERSSSKGIKSCHIHDLLRDLSISKAKEEKFLQVHHESVYAPSTSTARRLAIHHNASSELYTSLKSSTPCLRSLLIHNQVDQRLRRKQDKFLWIGFKLLRVLDIHNVAIEKLPSEIGALIHLRYLSCTNTWLKRLPSSIGNLHNLQTLVVTSFHNIKVPSTIGKMKQLRHFHVKSAGNKAFYVSWGVIEGYPRLDRINNLHTLMCVKAGKWMQSCLGKLTNLRKLGIKLDMEGEYDDVFFESIVKLDCLQSLFVTGYQFRSFAHFKHLFKLCKLRLYGELKKHPESCEFPPNLTKLTLRDSHLRQDPLATLEKLKNLRILKLLEYSFVGVEMACSAQGFPRLEYLLLERLYQLEEWRVEEGSMPCLLHLRISYCQQLKKLPEEIGAAVHVQRIQ, translated from the coding sequence ATGCTTGCTGAGCCTGTTGTTTCCTTCCTAGTCGAAAGATTCGGCAATCATCTCATTCAAGAAGCTATTTCCTTGATTGGATTACATGATCAAGTCCAATGGATTGAAGGAGAACTACAGTGGATGCAGTCCTTCCTAAAAGATGCAGATGCAGAAAAACAAGGAAATGAACGAGTGAAGAACTGGGTGCAGGACGTCCGCAGCATTGCATATGATATGGAAGATGTCATCGATGCCTTTCTCTTGAATGTACAACCCCTAAGGCCACGAGGATTCTTGTCTTCCCTCAACAGCTCTTGTTTCATCCCCAGCAAGTTGATAGCTCGCCATAAGATCGCTTCAAATATCAAACATATAAAGCTCAAAATTGATGACATTTCCAAAAGAAGAACTACTTACGGCATTGAAAGCATTGGCGGAGGAGAAGATAGGAGCTTTGCTGGTGAAAGCCTAGAAGAATGGAGGCTCACTTCTCCTAATGTTCAAGAGCCTGATTTTGTTGGTTTTGAGAAGGAATTGGAGGCATTGGTCATGCGGTTGATTGGTGGAGAGCCGCGGCGTTGTGTTGTTTCTGTAGTGGGAATGGGTGGTCTTGGTAAGACGACTCTTACTAAGAAACTTTATAATACTGATAATGTTAAGAAACATTTCCATTTACATGCATGGATTTCTATATCACAAGAGTATGGTATGAGAGATCTTTTGCAGGCCGTCGCAAAACGCTGTACGGAGCTCTCTGAAGATGAGCTCGAGGGGATTGAGAAAATGAATGTTGTGGAGTTGAGGGAGAAGATTTCCGAGTATCTGAATAACAAGAGATACTTGGTGGTATTGGATGATGTGTGGAAAAGCGAAGCATGGGATGCTATGAAGGATGCATTTCCAGATGTGAGCAATGGCAGTAGGGTCGTGCTCACCACACGAAATAAAGACGTAGCTTTATATGCAGATGCACGAAGCCAGCCCCATGAACTGCCATTTCTAAACAGTGAAGATAGCTGGAAATTGTTTGGTAAGAAAACATTTGCAGGACAAGATGGGGGTTGCGCTCAGGATTTGGAGGAGTTAGGAAGAGAGATTGTGGGAAAATGCCATGGTCTGCCTCTTGCGATTGTAGTCATTGGAGGGCTCTTATCCAGAAAAGAACCAAGGGAGTGGGAGAATGTATGCAAGAGCATTAGCTGGCAATTTGCCGAAGGACAACCCCAAATCTCTAGAATATTATCTTTGAGCTATCAAGATCTGCCCTATTACTTAAAACCATGTTTTCTCTACTTGGGCATTTTTCCTGAAGACTATGCCTTACCTGCCAAGAAACTGATTCAATTGTGGGCCGCAGAAGGGTTTTTGAAACCGAGAGGGGGCGAAATGCTGGAGGAGGTTGGAGAAGATTATCTGAAAGAGTTGATTCAAAGAAGTATGATCCAAATTGCAGAAAGAAGTTCAAGCAAGGGTATTAAAAGTTGCCATATTCACGATCTTTTGCGGGATCTTTCCATATCAAAAGCAAAGGAAGAGAAGTTTCTTCAAGTTCATCATGAGAGTGTGTATGCTCCATCCACATCAACAGCCCGTCGACTTGCAATTCACCATAATGCCTCAAGTGAGTTATACACTTCCTTAAAATCTTCCACTCCATGCCTTCGATCTTTATTGATCCATAATCAAGTTGATCAGAGGCTCAGAAGGAAACAAGACAAGTTTCTTTGGATAGGCTTTAAATTGCTGAGGGTGTTAGATATACACAATGTGGCAATAGAGAAGCTACCGAGTGAGATAGGTGCACTGATCCACTTGAGATATCTCAGCTGTACGAACACTTGGTTAAAAAGGCTCCCATCATCGATCGGCAATCTTCACAATTTACAAACACTAGTTGTAACATCTTTTCATAACATCAAAGTACCAAGCACAATAGGGAAGATGAAACAGCTGAGACATTTTCATGTGAAGAGTGCAGGCAACAAGGCTTTTTATGTTAGTTGGGGTGTGATAGAAGGTTATCCGCGACTCGACCGGATTAACAATCTCCACACTCTAATGTGTGTAAAGGCTGGGAAATGGATGCAGAGTTGCTTGGGCAAGCTCACCAATCTCAGAAAATTAGGAATAAAATTAGATATGGAAGGagagtatgatgatgtatttTTTGAATCCATTGTTAAACTGGACTGCCTCCAGTCCTTATTCGTGACGGGATACCAATTCCGATCGTTTGCCCATTTTAAACATCTTTTCAAGTTATGTAAATTGCGTTTGTATGGTGAATTAAAGAAGCATCCCGAGTCTTGTGAATTCCCACCAAACCTCACCAAGCTCACCTTGAGAGACTCCCATTTAAGGCAAGACCCACTTGCTACGTTGGAGAAGCTGAAAAACCTTCGCATTCTCAAATTGCTGGAATATTCGTTCGTTGGAGTGGAAATGGCGTGTTCTGCACAAGGGTTTCCTCGACTTGAATACTTACTTCTTGAACGGTTATATCAATTAGAGGAGTGGAGAGTGGAGGAAGGCTCGATGCCATGTCTTTTACATTTACGGATCAGTTACTGCCAACAATTGAAGAAGCTTCCTGAAGAAATTGGAGCTGCGGTACATGTCCAAAGAATTCAATGA
- the LOC131257799 gene encoding putative disease resistance protein At1g50180 → MAIVEFVVTFLLQKLSDQLIQEVIFIHGVRDQVEWLQAEFRRMQCFLKDAAVKQETDERVKNWVRDVRDVAYDAEDIIDNFIFKIETLRPRGFVGHISRYAFFCNEWIVLYKVGSDIESIKNKIRSISESRSTYGIENIGQGAGTSSAGPSLQEWRLTSPLSQEPDFVGFEKDLEILVDRLTEGELRRCVVSVVGMGGLGKTTLAKKVYNGACVEKHFHSRAWISISQEYGLRDLLQNIINCYTVFSEEELKKMNVFQLRHKISEYLQNKRYLMVLDDIWTNQAWDDLKDAFPDMNNGSRIMLTTRKKDVALHADVRSVPYELRFLEAGESWELFCRKTFSRQDIVCRRDLEELGREIVKKCHGLPLAIVVIGGLLSRKEPWEWEHVLKSISWQFIHGEVEIFKILSFSYKDLPYHLKPCFLYSGIFPEDYEFSAKKLIRLWAAEGFLQQRGDETVEEVGEDCLKELIQRSMIQLAKRSSSGGIKSCCIHDLLRDLSISEAKQDMFLQVHGENVNALSTSTARRLATHHNALSEYTSLKSSTPRLRSVLIHTQIDERLERKQEKFLYKGFKLLRVLDLHNVAIKKLPSEIGALIHLRYLGFTSTWLERLPSSIGNLRNLQALILTSFHNIKVPSTIEKMQQLRHFHVKSAGDEAFNVSWGVIEGYPRLDQISNLHTLTNVKAGKWMGDCLEKLANLRKLGIRLDLEGEYVRVFFESVVKLKFLQSLFVTGSKFPSLVPFQSLLKLIKLRLHGELEKLPEYSEFPENLTKLTMRDSHLKQDPLVTLEKLENLRILKLLEYSYVGMEMACATQGFPRLEYLHLERLYQLKEWRVEEGSMPSLLHLRIDCCQELKMLPEGLQYVTTLKKLELWDMPNDFIERLRGEDGGEDSYKIQHIPSIDICSRATF, encoded by the coding sequence ATGGCCATTGTAGAGTTCGTTGTCACGTTCCTTCTCCAAAAACTCAGTGACCAGCTCATTCAAGAAGTCATTTTCATACATGGGGTTCGCGATCAAGTTGAATGGCTCCAGGCAGAATTTAGGCGGATGCAATGCTTCTTGAAGGACGCAGCCGTCAAACAAGAAACAGATGAAAGAGTGAAGAATTGGGTCCGGGACGTGAGAGATGTTGCATATGATGCTGAAGATATCATCGACAACTTCATTTTCAAGATAGAGACCTTGAGGCCGAGAGGATTTGTCGGCCACATTAGCAGGTACGCTTTCTTCTGCAATGAATGGATAGTTCTCTACAAGGTGGGGTCGGATATTGAatcgataaaaaataaaatccgttCTATCTCCGAAAGTAGGTCAACTTATGGAATTGAAAATATAGGCCAGGGAGCAGGAACAAGCTCCGCCGGTCCCAGCCTCCAAGAATGGAGGCTCACCTCTCCTCTTTCTCAAGAACCAGATTTTGTTGGTTTTGAGAAAGATTTGGAGATATTGGTGGACAGATTGACAGAAGGCGAGCTGCGTCGTTGTGTTGTTTCTGTAGTTGGAATGGGTGGTCTCGGTAAAACGACGCTTGCCAAGAAAGTTTATAACGGTGCCTGTGTCGAGAAACATTTTCACTCTCGTGCATGGATTTCTATATCCCAAGAGTATGGTTTGAGAGATCTTCTTCAGAACATCATAAATTGTTATACGGTGTTCTCAGAAGAGGAGCTCAAGAAAATGAATGTCTTTCAGTTGAGGCATAAAATTTCAGAGTATTTGCAAAATAAGAGATACCTGATGGTATTAGATGATATATGGACAAACCAAGCGTGGGATGATCTTAAGGATGCTTTCCCTGATATGAATAATGGAAGTAGGATCATGCTCACCACCCGTAAAAAAGACGTAGCTTTACATGCAGATGTGCGAAGTGTACCGTATGAATTACGCTTTTTGGAAGCAGGTGAGAGCTGGGAATTGTTCTGTAGGAAAACATTTTCAAGACAAGATATTGTCTGTCGTCGTGATTTGGAGGAGTTGGGAAGAGAGATTGTGAAAAAATGTCATGGTCTACCTCTTGCCATCGTAGTCATTGGAGGGCTCTTATCAAGAAAAGAACCATGGGAATGGGAGCACGTGCTCAAGAGCATTAGCTGGCAATTTATTCATGGGGAAGTCGAAATCTTCAAGATATTATCTTTCAGCTATAAAGATCTGCCTTATCACTTGAAACCATGTTTTCTCTACTCAGGCATTTTTCCAGAAGACTATGAATTCAGTGCTAAGAAACTGATTCGATTGTGGGCGGCGGAAGGGTTCCTACAACAGAGAGGGGATGAAACAGTAGAGGAGGTAGGAGAAGATTGTCTAAAAGAGTTGATTCAACGAAGTATGATTCAACTTGCTAAGAGAAGTTCAAGTGGGGGTATTAAAAGCTGCTGTATTCATGATCTTTTGCGGGATCTTTCGATATCAGAAGCAAAGCAAGATATGTTTCTTCAAGTTCATGGTGAGAATGTGAATGCTCTATCCACATCTACAGCCCGTCGACTTGCAACTCACCATAATGCCTTAAGTGAGTACACTTCCTTGAAATCATCCACTCCACGCCTTCGATCTGTGTTGATCCACACCCAAATCGATGAAAGGCTCGAAAGGAAACAAGAGAAGTTTCTTTACAAAGGCTTTAAATTGCTGAGGGTGTTAGATCTTCACAATGTAGCAATCAAAAAGCTACCGAGTGAGATAGGTGCATTGATCCACTTGAGGTACCTTGGGTTTACCAGCACTTGGTTAGAAAGGCTCCCATCATCGATAGGAAATCTTCGCAATTTACAAGCACTGATTCTAACATCTTTTCATAATATCAAAGTACCCAGCACAATAGAGAAAATGCAACAGTTAAGACATTTCCATGTGAAGAGCGCAGGTGATGAGGCTTTTAATGTAAGTTGGGGTGTGATAGAAGGGTATCCGCGACTCGATCAGATTAGCAACCTTCACACTCTAACGAATGTGaaggctggaaaatggatgggcgaTTGCTTGGAAAAGCTTGCAAATCTCAGAAAATTAGGAATACGTTTAGATTTGGAAGGAGAGTATGTTAGAGTATTTTTTGAATCCGTTGTGAAATTGAAGTTCCTGCAGTCCTTATTTGTGACAGGATCGAAATTCCCATCGTTGGTGCCTTTCCAAAGTCTTCTCAAGTTAATTAAATTGCGGCTGCATGGAGAATTAGAGAAGCTTCCTGAATATTCTGAATTCCCAGAAAACCTCACCAAGCTCACCATGAGAGACTCCCATTTAAAGCAAGACCCACTGGTGACGTTGGAGAAGCTGGAAAACCTTCGCATTCTCAAATTGCTGGAATATTCGTATGTCGGAATGGAAATGGCTTGTGCTACACAAGGATTTCCTCGACTTGAATACTTACATCTTGAACGGTTATATCAATTGAAGGAGTGGAGAGTGGAGGAAGGATCGATGCCAAGTCTTTTACATTTACGGATCGATTGCTGCCAGGAATTGAAGATGCTTCCGGAAGGACTGCAATATGTGACCACCCTCAAGAAATTGGAGTTGTGGGACATGCCCAATGACTTCATTGAACGGCTTCGTGGAGAAGACGGAGGAGAGGATTCTTATAAGATTCAGCACATACCCTCCATCGACATATGCTCGAGGGCAACATTCTAA